AATCTTTAAGAAAGATGGCTACGACTATCAAGTCAATAAAAGTCAATTATTGTCCAGTAAACAACCTATTAGGAAGTAGCAGAGTCGGTTACGTTCAAAAATGGTTAATTAGGTGGTATTTTTCCCTGTTTTTTAAGCAGTGGTTAAGAAAAAAGCGAATACCAATTGCCGAAATTTCTGTAAAATATCGCAATTGACCCCCCTTCGACATCAGGGGGGCTTTGAGGTTTCCCCTATTTCTACAAAACAACGATTATCTGGAATCTCCCAATTGTTCTGGGAGGGGCATAACCTGCGAGCGCCCCGATCAAAATATACCAACGATCGCTTGCATTATTTTTGGGGAAACGGTCGATCCCAAATCCGAGATGGGAAAACCACAATTTTTCTGTCGGGGCAACCCCCCACTGGGGTCCTTTTTGTAGGGGGAGAAGGACGCTACTTCTATGCTTCGGCAGGCTCAGCACCAGCCTTTTTATGGTTTTATGTATATGGAATTCGGTATGAGAGATGGCCAGATTTTCAGGAAAAGGCGATCGCCGATTTAAAAAAATAGAAATTGCTTTCATACTCCCAGCGTTTTCTTAATTGTAGGATTTTCCTGAAATCGTATGAGTGTGTGGATTTGGTCTTGAAAATAGAACAGGCAAGAAGCGATCGCCCCTTACCTGCTTTCATCTGTCCCAAATCAAATAGCGAAAGCAACCAACCCAATTCTACTGCGATCCATCTTTTTGGGTTTCTCCCTGAGAGGGTAGCGATTTTTGCCCTTTTAACTCTTGTTGAAATCCCCGCAAACTTTTCCCCAACGCACTGCCCAACTCGGGAAGCTTCTTAGGACCAAAAATCAACAAAGCAATCACAAAGATAACAACAACTTCTGGAACTCCTAAGCCAAACATAATATGTAGCACTCCAGCAAACGAATCCAAATCTACTATACAAGAAATTGTTGTTGGATGCTCCCATGCCCTTCCATTCCTATTGTCTTCAAGCGATCGCAAGCGGTACATTAGGTCGAAGATTGACTGCACAC
The sequence above is drawn from the Geitlerinema sp. PCC 9228 genome and encodes:
- the tatA gene encoding twin-arginine translocase TatA/TatE family subunit — its product is MFGLGVPEVVVIFVIALLIFGPKKLPELGSALGKSLRGFQQELKGQKSLPSQGETQKDGSQ